TTCCTGAGCAATTTCGGCCAAGTGACGTGTCATGATGCTGTTGGGGTACATGCCTCGAGGCTCGTAGTCAACCCAGTGGATCGGCTCGATGTAGGTGACCTCAGCAGTCAGAGGAATCACCGACATGAACTCGCTGATCCGAATGTGCGCGGGACGATCAAAGACAACGTTAGCAGGTGCAGAAGAACTCGCCTCTCCGTTCTTGTTGTCGCTGTTTGGGTCATCTTCCTTGCGCTTGCGACGGAAGATGCGCGAGACGCTCCGGAGGAGGGCACCGGGCTGCTTCTTCGGCTCCATGTTTTCACGAGCGATTTCCCCCTTGAATCAGGTTGAAATGGTGAGGCTTTCGAAGCTATTGTTATTGTCCGCGTGTTGTGGCGGAAGATGGTGcgggatggaggaggagtccAGGGCTGCAGCCTGCAGGGGATGTTTTGAAAACCCCTCCCGCTCGCAGTAGTATTGCCAGTGCCAAACCCAGCAGCCCTGCTTCAGTGAACTGCAGGGCCCTAGCCATGCATTTTCCTCCTATAAAATTCCTAAAAAATCAGCCTGTACTTGATTGTTACACCGACGAGCGTACTGTACAAAGCATTGCCTTTATTCTCGCTGCGTTTACCTTGTCACTATGGCCCTCCCTAGCAAACAGGAAGTCAATGACCTTGTGAATGGCCTTGCACAGGCTGCTCAGGCATACTCTGATGCTCCGGACCTTAATGGGTACATGTCCCGCGTGCACGTTCTGGAAAAAGCCAGGGCACTCACAAATGCCCTCATCACGCCAGACCAGAAACCAAACTACCATGGCCTCAATGTAAGTCAGAGCCCATTCTACTCTTTTACATGTCTCCTACATGCATACTATCGCTTTTACCGTCTCTAGATCGCAGAGCTGGTCGCCATCCGAACCTTCATGAGgctcaaggtcctcgacgCTATCCCCGCAAGTGGCTCCATATCCCTCAAAGACCTCTCCCAGGCCACCGGCGTGCAAGATTCGCTCCTTGGTGCGTTTGATTTTCTTTAATACCTATGCCACTGTTCCTTCGACTAACATCCCTCTTCTAGAGCGTATGGGACGCGTCCTCGGTCGGTTCCTATCCAACTCCTCTCTTCACCGCCCGTTCTGACAGCCCACTCCAGTCGCTTccggcttcctcgaccagACCGAGCCCGATGGCGGAGAGTACAAGCATACCAAGTTCTCCCTAGCATACATCCTGGACAAGCCTGCCCCTGGGCACTTGTTCCTCGCCATGTAAGCTTCCCCTGAAACCTGGGCATCATGGTCGACATCTAACCTCCTAGGTACGACGAATGGTTCAAACACATGCACAACTTTGACGACTACCTTGTCTCGAAAGGCAAGTTTCAAGAACCTCAGGACCCCCTATACAACCCGTACACTGCCTACTACAAGCAAGAGGGAACCCCTGTTTGGAGCATCATGATGCAGCACCCCGAGCGGTTCCAGGCCTTTCAGACTGGTATGTCAGGCATTGACGTTGCAATTCCGGTTACTGGTCACTTTGACTTTAGCTCGCTCAAGAATACTGCTGAAGAGGAGACCAAGGGGGCCGTGGAGCTTGTCGATGTCGGGGGCGGCGAGGGAGTGGTTCTTAACAAGATTCTGGAGGCTCACCCTGACCTCACACCCAAGAATTGTGTACTTCAGGAACGCCAAGAGGTTATCCAACTTGCCAGGAGAAACGAGAACCTCCCTGAAAGTGTCCAGCTTGTCGAACACGACTTCATGGAAGAACAGCCCATTAAAGGTAGAAGCACCAGCCAGTTGCACAAGCCCGTCACTAACACGAGACTCCAGGTGCTAAAGCCTACTTCATGCGCATGATACTTCACGATTACGCCGACCCAACCAGTACCCAAATACTCTCCCGCCTTGCCGAAGCAATGTCCCCCGACTCCCGAGTCCTCATCTGCGAGATGGTCCTACCTCCACGCGTGGGAGAAGCAGACTTTGCTTCTGCTGTCCTTGACCAAGCTGTTATGACCATGGGAGGCAAGGAGCGAACGGAAGAGGGTTTCAAGAAGATTCTGGAGGCTGCTGGTCTCGAACTCGTCCATACCTGGCGTGTTCCCGGGGTCCCTGGTGGGTGTGTAGAGGGGAGACT
This Fusarium keratoplasticum isolate Fu6.1 chromosome 6, whole genome shotgun sequence DNA region includes the following protein-coding sequences:
- a CDS encoding Methyltransf-2 domain-containing protein, which encodes MALPSKQEVNDLVNGLAQAAQAYSDAPDLNGYMSRVHVLEKARALTNALITPDQKPNYHGLNIAELVAIRTFMRLKVLDAIPASGSISLKDLSQATGVQDSLLERMGRVLVASGFLDQTEPDGGEYKHTKFSLAYILDKPAPGHLFLAMYDEWFKHMHNFDDYLVSKGKFQEPQDPLYNPYTAYYKQEGTPVWSIMMQHPERFQAFQTGMSGIDVAIPVTGHFDFSSLKNTAEEETKGAVELVDVGGGEGVVLNKILEAHPDLTPKNCVLQERQEVIQLARRNENLPESVQLVEHDFMEEQPIKGAKAYFMRMILHDYADPTSTQILSRLAEAMSPDSRVLICEMVLPPRVGEADFASAVLDQAVMTMGGKERTEEGFKKILEAAGLELVHTWRVPGVPGGCVEGRLKRAS